The Anabaena sp. PCC 7108 region TATCTAAATCTTCTTCCATTAATAAATTCATGGCAATACTAGATAGAAACATTGTTGCTTCTTCAGCATCAATATTACCTGTGTTAATCAGTAAAGTAATTTTTTCGCTTTCAGGATGATTGGCTAATGCTTTAATTATTTCTTGTAACTCTAATCCAAGTTCATCCTCTGATTGTGTCCAATTAGGGAAAATAATATAGTTAATTTCATGAAGATTGAGTTTAACTTCTAGTTCGCTAATGATCAGACTTGTTGTCGAAATTTTTTCGGCTATTGCGTAAATCGATTCATATCTTCTACTTTCCAGATCAATACTAGGATCAAAATCTCGCAATCTAACATTATTAAAACCTGCTTGAGATAAAATACTTACCAAGTTATCTTCATCAAACAGATGATAGTGATGCCCTGCCATATAGGCAATATAATTTATATAATCTATTGGAGAGTTATAATGATAAGCAGGTTTAAATTGACAGTATCTTTCAGTATCAAATTGGTCAGGATTCAAATATGCTTCAATATATATTCGGGAATTAGGTACACATACTCTAAAAATCCCTCCTTTTTTCAAGATCCGATAACATTCATTTAAAATACCTGCCATTTGATAAGGATATAAAAAATGCTCAAGAACATGAGAAGAGTATATTTCAGTAACACTTTCATCTGGAAACGGAAGTGGATTTCGCAAATCTAAGATGAGATCACAATCTCCACTAATATCTATGGTAGTCCATCCTTCTAATTGGTGTTCTTTTCCTGCTCCTAGCTCAATTTTAATTGGTTTATTCTCAGATAATAGTTGTGTAATTAGATTATTATTTCTATTAGATATTTTTTGTAAAACCTCTTGTCTGTGAAGCACTTGCTTTTTCCATTCCACATATTCAGCTAAGTTGACTTGATCATCTAATTCCATAAATTATTACTCTTTTGAATTTTTTTATTGCTGAAATTTTCAATCCAACTAATTAATTAAATACAAAATTAGCATATGAAAACTATCCCTAATTATAGCAAATATTTATTTTCAAAGATTGTTGAAAACATAAATTGATTAATTTGAAGTAGAGAGTTGATTCATCCAGGTATCTAATTCATAGGATTTTAGATTTCCAACTGGTACTTCTGCTAAAGCTTGTTGATCTTCATTAGGTAAAACAATTCTGGCATAAATACGAGGTAGTAAAGCTTCCCATTGAATAGCTGCCAAATTTCCTACTGGAGCAATTTCTAACCCTTCACTAATATCTAAATCTTCTTCCATCAGTAAATTCATAGTAACACTAGATAAAAACATTGCTGCTTCTTCAGCATCAATGCTACTTGTACTAATCAGTAAAGTAGTATTATAACTCTGAGGATAACTAGCTAATGCTTTGATGATTTCTGTTAATTCTAAACCTAGTTCATCTTCTGGTTGTGACCAATCAGGGAAGATGATTAAATTAGTTTCTTTGAGATTTAAGGATAATAAAGTTGTGTTAATTAACTTGGAACTCACAATTTCAGCCATCTTTATCCAAGAGAACTTTTGAGATTGCACTAAACCTGCGGTAATTAATGATTGACGAACGTTAGGTTTCTGAACTTCACACAGAGCATTTGTCAGTGCTTCCACATCATTATCATTGACATAAATAGCTGCTTCTCCTGTAACTTCTGGTATTGAAGCATTAGGACAAGTAATCACAGGACAACCACAAGCTATTGCTTCTAATACAGGCATTCCAAAGCCTTCATACTTAGAAGGATAAACTAGTGCCACTGCACCAGAGTAAGCTATTGCTAGTTCTTCATCACTTAGCTGTAGCATATATACAGCACTACCTGCCGTGTAGGTTCTTAAATCTGGCGCTAATATTCCACCAATACCAGTACAAATAATATCAAATCCGGATCTAGTAGCTAGTTTTGAAAAAGCTTTAAAAAATAAAATACCATTTTTATAATCACCACCACTACCAACTAATAGGAAGTATGGTTTATTAATGCCATACTTATATTTAAAAGCGTTAATTTCGCCTTCATTAGCAGGTGAAAAAAGAGGATCTACACCACAATGAGCAACAGTAATTAATTCTGAGGGTATATCAGGAAAACATTTATTTAAGTCTTTGGCTGTATTTTTAGAGATGGAAATATAAGCAGAGGCGTGTTTAATTCCATGATGTTTCTCACGCCACATAGGTTCATTAAAGTTAGCCCCCAATACTTCTGGTATCATGTCATAAGCCATAAATACTGAAGGGGTGTTAATGGGGGTGGTGTAGTAGCTAGAAATAAATAATTCGGCTTCTTGTTGATCACAGATGTGCTGTAACATCTGTTTATCAGCTTCGGTATTGTTATAGTTGTAGCGGGAAATAGTAAGATAACGAATACCGGGAATTTGGGGTGCTGTATTGGCTCTATCTAGGACTAAGATATGATTAGCAAATTTAGTGTTTGCCCATTGTTGCAGGAGACTGCGCCAAACTCTAGCAATTCCTGTTTGATATAGTTGGAAAAAGACACCATCAATGAGAATAGTTGGTTTTATTTTTTGAATTTTATTTTTTCGTTCTTCTACTTCTTCTGGTTGTAAAAACTTCCAATTATTACTATTAGTTTCTCTCTGTGCTATTGGTACAATACCAAAAGAGTCAGCAATGTCTACCCTCGTTTCATCTCCTACCCATGCAAAATAATCTCGCAGCAAAATAGGAAATTTATTGTTTGCTTGTAAAGCTAACCATTGAGAAACAGCATTACTATAGCCATAATACTGTTCTTTAAACCGCAATTGTTCTGACGTAACATAGGCAAAGTGTTGAAACACTAAACCATTCTTTTCAGTTTCATCATGTAAAAAAGGATTTATGGCTGCAATATTTTGATGTTTTCCATCTAGAAGAGGTTCAACTAATATGGGAGGTTCATGTGCTGCCCAAAATGCACCAGGTTTAAATTGCCAAGTTCTCAACCAGTCTTGTTCAGGATTTTGTGCATAACAGTTACGGGTACTGATTATGAGTTTTTCTCCGACGAAATACCAGCACCAATAAAATGCAGCAGTTTTTTCAGGGTTACTTATGAACATTTCTCTAACAGTACAAATCTGCTCTAATGTCCACAGTTCATCTACATCTATTTGCCATAATAAACACTCTTCTTCAATATTAGCAAGCGGTGCATTCACCATTTCCCTTTTACCATCCCAAAACGCGCCTTCGGGTTTGCGGTAAATCGTAATATTATCTGGATATAGTTTCGCTAGTTCATCCAGATATTCTTTAGTACCGTCATAGCTCAGAGCATTTTTATGGAATTCTTCACTAATATTTCCACCAAGTTGTACACTCCAACTTGTATCGTGCTTTAAGTCAGCTACACCTTCAATAATATGCCAATGCCATTTAAATGGAAGTTGCTGGAGGACTTCTATATGATATTGAATAAATGGTTGCCCATTTAAAACAATGGTAAAAAAGTTAACTGGTAGTATGGAAAAAGCAATATAATTTTCATAAAAAGAATTAGAATCTACTACTAATTCTCCAATATTTCCATCTTCAGTTATTCGATGGCATTCATAACCGTTTTCAATCAAGATATCAAAAGTAGATTTTGCCGTATGATTTAATCCCTCCAACATCTTTTGTGATATTTCAAATTGTATATATCTTATGGATTTATTTTTTAATAATTCTCTAGCTCCTTCTAATACATCGCTTTCAGCACCTTCGACATCAATTTTCAAATAATCAATATGATCAATACTGTTTTCTAAGCAAAATGAATCTAACTTAATTGCTTCAACAATTTCTGTATTTATAATGGGTACATATTGCCCTGATCCTTGCGGATCTAGCATTTGTGGTTTTCCAATGCTATTCCACACTGAAAAATCATCTGGAAATTCATTAAATTCTATTTGAGTATCATCAGAATAAAATGCTTTTTTAAATCCGTAAACATTATTAATTTTTAATGCAATAAGTCTCTCTTGCAGTCGATTGAAGGTAGTTGACGTTGGTTCAAATGAATAAACTTTTCCAGAAAAACCTACTATTTTACTTAGAAGGATTGAATAATCACCAATATTAGCACCAATATCAAAAACTAGCATTCCTGGTTTAACAAGTCTAGTCACTAGTCTTTGCTCAGATTTTTCATACACAGAAAAATAATTTTCAACACTATCCTTTTTTTTGAAAATAGAATATCCATTTCTAACAGACGTGTTTTGAGAAACAAGTATATAACTAGAGTCATTTAGTAATTTATGATGATTGATATTATTTTTGAAGGTAGTAATATCATCTAAACAAATAAATTTCGCTCCATATACTTCGTTTAATTCGGCAACACCAGTAAATTCTGATCCATCTATTAAAACTACATCAAAATCTTCTATATTATTGTCTTGTTTAATTTTCTTAATACCAGCATCAGCAACTCCAGAATTTTTTACATATTCAATATCTTGTTGTAACCAATTAAGAACTTGTTCTAATGGATATAAATTTAAATTAGTTATATTATTCCTGTAAAAACTTATAACTTCTTGCTCCTCAGGAAAACTTTCTAGTGAAACAGAAGAAAAGTTATAGCATTTTACAAATAATTCATTTCTGTACCTATTTTGTAACTCAGCAAATCTAGGTTTTGAAATTTCCATACAAAACAAAATTGGTTTGTTCGGGTTTTCTCTTAAACCTATCACAAATGCTTCTGTACTTCCTTCGCCTGAAGATGAGCCAATTTCTAAAACAGTTTGAATATCTTCTTCCCTAGCAATTCTATGAATAGCTGTATAAAATTCATCATTTTTAATTTCTGGCGGAATTAAACGATTCAGTTCAGAATTAGTAATTTCATTATTCATAGTCATACTCTTATTTACTTACTCTAATAATCAAATTTTACTAGTGATCAATCTTACCTTTCCCCCTCCCTCTTCTTCATATTCCTCAAAACAACCTTATAATCCTGCCTATCAGGATGCTGCTGCACCAACTTCTCCATGAGTGCGATCGCACCCTTAGTATCTTTCATTTCTAGCCGTAGTAGAGAAAGTTTCTCCAACGCCAATTGGTTATTTGGTTCTCGCTGCAAAACCAACTCATATTCTTTTTCTTTAGCCTGTTGTTGCAATTCACCGTCAACAGACTGAATAACTGGAACGGCAGCTTGCTGAGGTTTCTCCCAGGATTCTCTTAGAGTATTAACTGCTCCAAATAGAATTGAACTACCAAAAGACAAGACAGAAATATATGTTAATATTCTTTGTTTTAGCTCAATTTGCTTACGGCGCTTAACTAAGTAATCATCTCCAGATATTGCCATATTTTACAATTTGCTGCGGTAAATACTTAAGTAACAGCTATCCTCCTCTTCTATTTATGAGATTACCCACAACCTCACAGAAACTATCACCCAATGTTTAGAGTTGAGTTAATTCTCTGCTCCAAGCTGAAAATTTCCGAATAGCGTTGTTTAAGGCTGGTGTTTTCTCAAATAAATTTATAATATATTTGATTTAGGATGCTCCCCAACTTCTAAACTCAGCTTTGGCAATGACTGCTAGGCATAAGTAACAGTCCGTGGTGGTGATTACCGTACAAAACCTCATTTTCTAGCAATTTATCAGAATAAGTTGTGATATACTCAAGGAGTTGAAACTAGCTTTGCCAGAATATAGCGCTCTACGCACAAGTAACAATGGCAAAACGGAAAGCAGTTTTGATTAAGCATTTACCCAAATAAAATCTGAACTACATCGAGGTTATGACTCAGCAAGTAATTCACCCTATGGTGAAATTGCAGCGTAACGTGCAATCACTCGTAGAATCCAATATCATCAAGCCAACCGATAGCATTTGGAAAATTGCTTTACTATACGGCAATGACTGGCAGCACTGGAAACAGGAACTGCAAGACTTTGGTTTTAGTATGCAAGATCCAATTGGTGACCTACTGGCAGTAGAAACTTGGGATGAAGAATAGGGATGGGGCAAGGGGGACAGTGATAACTGATAACTGCCTCCGTTGCCCATCACCGACAAATAAGCAATGCCTGAGCCAATTCCTTAGCAGTTTGGTAGCGATCGCGTGGCAAAGGTTCCGTAACGCGCTCGATAACTTCTCGGAGTTGAGGAGTAATGGTAGGTACGCTTTTCACGTCAAAGCCAAAAGCTCGTCCCTTTTGACGGAAAAACTTCAAAGGATTTTCGCCAGTGAGCAAAAAAATCAGCGTTGGTCCAATCGCATACAAATCTGATTGTGTCAAAGGTTGTCCGCGTTCCTGCTCAGGGGCGCAATAACCTTCGGCACCAATCCTTGTCCCTGGTGCGGTTCCAGTTTCTTTCACTGCCCCAAAATCCAATACAACAACACTATTGTTATAACCTCGCACCATTAAATTCGCAGGTTTAATATCACGATGAATCAGTGGCTGCTCTTGGTTATGAAGATATTCTAATATCTCGCAGGTTTGAATCATCCAAGCGATCGCTTGATTAGGTGTCACCGGACCGTTAGTATATATACGTTTTTCTAAATCTTGTCCATGAATTAATTCCATCGCCAAGTATTTTTTGCCAGCTTCCACAAAAAAATCGTAATACTTGGGAATTCCTGGATAGTTAAGACATTTAAGAGTGTTAGCTTCCCGTGCAAATAACTCTTGGGCTTTAGCAATTTTAGCCATATCCGCATTCATTTGCTTTAAAACTAACAATTGCGGTACACCCGTAGTCAAACCAGTGCCATCCCAAGCCAGGAAAGTAGTACCCATACCTCCCTGTCCCAGAATTCTCAACACCTGATAGTGACGAATTATCTGTTGTACGGAAAGAGGTTCACCACAGTGAACGCAAAAAAGATTATTTGGGGAATTACCTTCGTGGGTACATCTAGAACTATTGAAAGCAGTAGTGACATTCTGAATTTCATTCCCAGGTAAAGCCTTCGGTTCTGGGATCTCCTGAAATTGGAATTTAAGGATTGGACCACCCTGCGCCAATTGCAACAGGGAATTATTGGGCAATGTAGTTTTATTTATCAGAGTACCATTCAGGAAAGTCCCATTTGTCCCATGACTAATTACCTGCCAAGCATCACCCTGCTTTCCAGTACTCACTTGCTTGAGTTCTAGATGATACCGAGAAACTAGATTATCATTTAAAACAACGTGATTATCCACCGCCCGACCAATTCGGATCACGGTGGAATTTTCAAAGCACCACTGCTGAAGCGGTGTTTTCTGTTGCCTGTCCAACAGGATCAGAGTAACCACATTGACACTCCCCGGTCTATTGAAAACTTTGCTGATTGGGACAAACTTTTACCCGAACAAGTATACCCGTAATGTTGTCATGACCATTGTATTCGTTTGCCAAATCAATTAAGTCACTCAAACCTAGTTCTAGATTAACGCCAGAACTAAGCAGCGGTTCTAAGTAAGTTTGGTAGTTACTCTCTAATAAATCATTATCTGATAGACCGTCTGAAGCTAACAGCAAAAGAGTATCTTCATGAATCTCGAAAAACTCCACATCAGGATAAAGTGAATTTTCATCCCGTGGACCCAATGCTTGAGTGAGTTGGTAGGCATCAGGACGGGCATAAGCTATGCTGGGTTCTATTCCTTTGCTAATTTCTCTTTGACCAACCTCGTGATCTACAGTAACTTGTACTAGTCCCCCCTTACGAGTCAGACGATAGAGACGACTATCTCCCACATGAGCTACCGCTACCTTGGTATTCTGCACTAATAACATGACCAAGGTAGTACCCATCCGCCCAACGCCGGAACGGGAATCTTGTTGATTGAGATCGTATATTTTCTGATTAGCTAAATAAACTGCTTCGCGGATAGTTTCTACCGTGGGTAATTCCTGAGAAACCCATTTTTCTTGGAAGTATTGTTGCACAGTCTTCACTGCTAACTCACTGGCTACTTCCCCTCCAGCGTGTCCCCCCATACCATCACAGAGAACATATAAACCCCGTGCTTGCAAAGTCCGACTTCTGGGTAATTCCACCTTTTGCAGGTTGGTTTCAATGCCAAAGTAGTCTTCGTTATGATTCCGTTGACGACCTACATCAGTGCGTCCTGTATCTTCTACAGTTTTTAACTGCATTGACAATAGAATTGTCGGTGCATCTTCATTTCTATCATTGACTTCTTCTGCATCATCATTGGATGCAGTAGTATAGTTGTCCTCCATAGTGCTAAAATCTGGTTGTGTGGGTAATTCTATTTCTGAGGCTATTTCTTCCAAACGCGATCGCAATTGTGCCAACGTTTCAATCTTACCGATTTCTAAATCCTCCAACATATGCACAACTGAGCCAATGTGAGTACGTTGGGATTCTCTACATAAATTTTCCCAAAACCGCCCCAAAGCTTTGATATTTAAAGGTTGTTCTATATTTGGTAAATTCCCAGCAGATTTTTCCACATACAACCGTTGTAATCCTAAAGTTTGGTCTTCATCCAATCGCAAATTCGATAACTCCAACAAACTTTGGCGACAATTCAATGGTTCGAGTACCGCCCAAAGTTGAATCATCTGATAGCAACAGTGCAAAATTTGTAATGGATGTGTTGTGTTATCTTGCCACAAATTAGCTAAAAGCTGCCAATCAGAACGATCTTCAACGAGTATAACCTGTATATGATCTTGCTCCCAGGCATCATGAATTCTTGGTATCCCTGCTGGAATTTCTGCTGGTAATGCAATATAAGCCTTAGCAAAACTAGGTATTCCACCTACACCCACAGGTGGCATCATCAACCCCTTTGGATCATTTTCGAGCATAGCCTCAATGGGTGATATTTGATAGGGTCGGCAATCTAAAACCCTGACTTGAACTTCAACATTCATAGCCATAACTGGAGATGGTATCGACTCCAATAACTGATAACGTTGCTGTGGGTCTAAAAATGAGCCTACCGCCAATTGTGAGAGCAAAGAAGAATTACTCACCCCATCTTCTAAAATGGCAATAGGTGTCTTTTGAGTAATTATTGCCCACCAAATTGTGCCACATTCCGCATTACAGTTAGGACAGTGTTGTATATTCAAAGCTACTTGGGTACTGCACTGAGGACAGTCCTTGTGAATTAGGGAAGTACCACAATTTTGACAAAATTTATTGTCATTAGGGTTTTCAAATTGACAGTGAGGGCAAATCAGCATAGTGGAAGTTCCTCGATTTTCCTTCTAAAGTGCTGTTAGCCACTAGATCCAAAGTGCCACAATTAACTGACCCTGACTACAGTAGATATATAAGAGATTGTGGATTCACCAGGGAATATTGGTGGCAGTATATAATTGTAAACTACCCACACTGTCAGCAAGAAGCTAAAGTGTAGGCTTTCAGTAGCCCTGAACTATCTGTATTGAGACTACGACACAAACAATTCGTTCCGCTAGGCTGGTTTACTGTAGCAGCCAAATAGTAGCAATCTTTTTGGACTGATTTAAATTAGCATCACTACTCCATCTTTTTTCTTGAGCTAAATGAAGCTTAGGCTAGATGATATGGACAGACAGCTAACTTAAAGTGTATTTCGCCGACAGGGATTTTTTCAAAATTTTGATGTCCACAGGAGTTAGTTCGCGCCATTCACCTAGTTGTAAACCATTTAGTTGTAAGTGAGCAATACTGACCCTGATTAATCGTAAAGTCGGAAACCCTACCGCCGCAGTCATGCGTCGCACCTGGCGGTTTTTCCCTTCTGTGAGGGTCATTTCTAGCCAAGCTGTGGGGATATTTTTTCTAAATCTAATCGGGGGGTTGCGTTCGCGTAGCCAGCCGCAGGCATCGCTCACTTGTGGTTCTTCTAAAAGTAGTTTAACCTGGGCAGGACGAGTCCGATAATCTTGAATTTCCACCCCTGTGCATAATTTATTGATAGCCTCTGCATCAGGAATACGTTCTACCTGCACCCAGTAGGTGCGTTTATGACCAAACAGGGGATTAGATAGACGATGCTGTAATGGTCCGTCACTGGTTAACAACAGTAAGCCTTCACTGTCCCAGTCCAAACGCCCCACCGGATAAACATCAGGAACATCAATATATTCTTTTAAGGTAACGTGTTTGGGGGATTCCTGGGTAAATTGACTCAAAACTCCATAGGGTTTATGAAAAATAATATACTTATGGTCATTGGTTATCCGATTTGGGATTTGGGATTTGGGATTTGGGATTGATTCCACTGATAAATTTGGGGGCTTGTACTATGAAAGAATTATTGGTCACTGGATTTTAGATTTGGGATTTGGGATTTGGGATTTGGGATTTGGGATTTGGGATTAACTCCACCCTAAACCTCAAGTGTAGAGCTTGAAAATTTGGGATTTGGGATTTGGGATTTACGTTAGCGAAGCCTACGCAGCGCAGCGAGTATTTTGCCGTCATTCAGGACGGGGAACCCATACCAAATTTTTTTTAATCTAAAATCTAAAATTCCTGGTCAAATTTTAACTCCTGCGGGGAGAAAGTTGTCGAATGTAATTGTGGTTTATGATCCTAATAATCCCGCACCAACTCATTGAAAACAAGCATGGGAAAAGTTTCCAAAAGACGAGCTTCAGTTGGTATCCGGTTAAGGTAGCTTTTAATGAAAAATCTCATAACTAAACGGGTTGTTTGGATCAAATTAGCTTGCAGGGTTTTGAGTATAGGTTTATTACCAACACTAACAGCTTATCCTGTGTTAGGTGCAGAACGATTAACCCTTTTTTACGGCATTTTAGAGCAATCTATACCAATTAATGCACTGGAAAAATATGCGAAAACAGGGAAAATTGATGATGATTTAGCTGTATATGCTCGATATGCTAACAAAAAACAACTAACTCAATTGCGTAACGTTTTATTAACTCGTATTCCCCTGAATATAGTCAACATTTCCCAATTTCTTTATACACCAATTGGTGAGAAATTATTAGAAAATTTGGGAGAAATTATTCAAACAGAATCTCATTTATCAGGTTTTTATGCAATTCGGGCAGCACTCATTTTGGCAGCCACAGATCAAAATAATTTTACGCTTTTAAATGTATTACGCAAATTTCCCACAAACTCAATTTTAATTAATTTAGACCAGAGTTTGCAAATTGTATATACATTACAGAATTTAGTAAATCAAACCCAGAATGCAGTTGCACTTATTAACGAACAATCGCAAATACAATCAACTCCATCTAATCTAACTTCTAAACTTTTAGCAGATATCAAAAAAGCCAGAAAATTTACTTGGCAAAAGCAAACAATCATTCTCAATGACCAATCTCGGAACCGTACTTTCCCTGCCGACATCTATTTACCCAATATCTCAAATCCACGTCCAATTATTGTCATTTCCCACGGACTTGGTTCTGACAGAAACAGTTTTGCTTACCTGGCTGAACATCTAGCTCAATCAGGCTTTATAGTAGCTGTTCCAGAGCATCCTGGTAGTAATGCAGAACAATTTCAAGCACTATTGTCAGGCACAGCACAAACAATAACTAACCCCAGAGAATTCATTGACAGACCATTAGATGTCAAGTATTTATTAGATGAATTAACTTGGCTGTCTCAAAATAACCCAGAATTTAAAGGGCGTTTAAATCTCCAACAAATAGGAGTTGTCGGACAATCTTTTGGTGGTTATACAGCTTTAGCATTAGCAGGTGCAGAAATTGATTTTGAGCAATTACAAAAAGATTGCCCAGATATAAAAAATACAATAAATATTTCTCTTTTACTTCAATGCTTGGCCATAAATTTACCAAATAAAGAATATAATTTATTTGATCCACGAGTTAAAGCGATAATTGCAATTGACCCTGTAGATAGCAGTATTATGGGGAAAGCTAGTCTCAGCCAAATTAAAATCCCGGTGATGATTATATCTGGCAGTGCCGATACAATTGCTCCGGCTTTACCAGAACAAATTATACCTTTTACTTGGTTAACAACAGCAAATAAGTATTTAGTGATGATTAATGGTGGCACACACTTTTCTACTATTGCAGAATCACCGAATGCAGCTGTACCTGTTCCTATGCAAGTAATTGGTTCAAGTCCTGCATTAGCACGCAGTTATGTTAAAGCTTTAAGTGTTCCCTTTTTTCAAACCTATGTTGCTGAACAGCCAAGTTATTTGCCTTACTTGAGTGCAGATTATGTTAATACTATTAGTCGGCAACCGCTACCATTGAGTTTAGTTCAATCTTTGACACCAGAGCAACTTCAAGAAGCAGTTAAATAATTCGTAATTCGTAATATTTCCTACGGAAACGCTACGCGAACGTAATTCGTA contains the following coding sequences:
- a CDS encoding alpha/beta hydrolase, giving the protein MKNLITKRVVWIKLACRVLSIGLLPTLTAYPVLGAERLTLFYGILEQSIPINALEKYAKTGKIDDDLAVYARYANKKQLTQLRNVLLTRIPLNIVNISQFLYTPIGEKLLENLGEIIQTESHLSGFYAIRAALILAATDQNNFTLLNVLRKFPTNSILINLDQSLQIVYTLQNLVNQTQNAVALINEQSQIQSTPSNLTSKLLADIKKARKFTWQKQTIILNDQSRNRTFPADIYLPNISNPRPIIVISHGLGSDRNSFAYLAEHLAQSGFIVAVPEHPGSNAEQFQALLSGTAQTITNPREFIDRPLDVKYLLDELTWLSQNNPEFKGRLNLQQIGVVGQSFGGYTALALAGAEIDFEQLQKDCPDIKNTINISLLLQCLAINLPNKEYNLFDPRVKAIIAIDPVDSSIMGKASLSQIKIPVMIISGSADTIAPALPEQIIPFTWLTTANKYLVMINGGTHFSTIAESPNAAVPVPMQVIGSSPALARSYVKALSVPFFQTYVAEQPSYLPYLSADYVNTISRQPLPLSLVQSLTPEQLQEAVK